A region of Nostoc sp. 'Peltigera membranacea cyanobiont' N6 DNA encodes the following proteins:
- a CDS encoding helix-turn-helix domain-containing protein has translation MPVEVRLKEIRNERRISQNELARRLEMSLANVQKIEYGKAKSIPLETLDKLCQILECEVGDLLVRVPDKDGGSSEKEQKVVQVADEVKEDKISTLNSKSTNASGMIAA, from the coding sequence ATGCCCGTGGAAGTAAGACTTAAAGAAATTAGAAACGAAAGAAGAATTTCGCAGAATGAGCTAGCAAGAAGACTTGAAATGTCGTTGGCTAATGTTCAGAAAATTGAGTATGGCAAAGCCAAATCAATACCTTTGGAGACATTAGACAAGTTATGCCAGATTTTGGAGTGTGAAGTTGGCGATTTACTAGTTCGCGTACCTGATAAGGATGGTGGAAGTTCTGAGAAGGAACAAAAAGTAGTTCAAGTAGCTGATGAAGTCAAAGAAGACAAAATCAGCACACTCAATTCAAAAAGCACAAATGCAAGTGGGATGATTGCAGCATGA
- a CDS encoding DUF1392 domain-containing protein produces the protein MIDHINALQTSWYLSPPWGQTIPPVAVNLLERVFLRTTRTFGYCCGMQWKHECWIYSIDCGKEILHATQNQIIGTGELEAIKVQKPAFVLGERVILCSHDKGTKQRLILGIALVHNSWFYLVELMSPTLIKTPTISNRFSLVGEKSLLRVNV, from the coding sequence ATGATTGACCACATTAACGCACTTCAAACAAGTTGGTATCTCTCCCCGCCTTGGGGACAAACAATTCCGCCTGTTGCAGTTAATTTACTAGAGAGAGTTTTTCTCCGCACAACAAGAACATTTGGTTACTGCTGCGGGATGCAATGGAAACATGAATGTTGGATTTATTCGATTGATTGCGGAAAAGAAATACTCCACGCCACACAAAACCAAATCATCGGGACGGGAGAATTAGAAGCCATCAAGGTGCAAAAACCTGCTTTCGTTTTGGGTGAAAGAGTGATCCTCTGCTCTCACGACAAGGGAACAAAACAACGGCTGATTCTGGGGATTGCACTGGTGCATAATTCTTGGTTTTATCTTGTTGAATTGATGTCACCAACGTTAATTAAGACACCAACTATATCGAATCGCTTCTCATTAGTTGGTGAGAAAAGTTTGCTGCGAGTAAATGTTTAA
- a CDS encoding BRO family protein has product MDAIIKRENQPSPFDKIKQVDTDGNEYWLARELMPILGYQQWRQFEDAISRAIAACSNIEQESEKHFLRLTAKSTGGRPRDDFKLTRYGCYLTAMNGDPRKPEIAAAQSYFVVKTREAETQTQLKAMTQIQLLAALAQHLAEQEQHLLQQQQQQTEILHRLKAVEVEQDRVNTPCGHKYSVVGFANLQGLEISVKEAGTKGRKASALCRKQGIEIERIHDPRFGKVGLYPESVLIEVFSSGQN; this is encoded by the coding sequence ATGGATGCAATTATAAAGCGTGAAAATCAGCCCAGCCCATTTGACAAAATCAAGCAGGTTGATACAGATGGCAATGAGTATTGGTTAGCTCGTGAATTAATGCCCATATTGGGATATCAGCAATGGCGACAATTTGAGGATGCCATCTCTAGAGCGATCGCAGCTTGCTCAAACATAGAGCAAGAGAGCGAAAAACACTTTTTGCGTCTGACCGCAAAAAGTACCGGAGGTAGACCTAGAGACGATTTCAAACTCACTCGCTATGGTTGCTATTTAACCGCAATGAATGGTGATCCACGAAAACCAGAGATAGCAGCAGCGCAAAGTTATTTTGTTGTGAAAACGCGAGAGGCTGAAACCCAAACGCAGTTAAAAGCCATGACTCAAATACAGTTACTCGCTGCTTTAGCACAACATTTGGCAGAGCAAGAACAGCATTTACTTCAACAGCAGCAGCAACAGACCGAAATTTTGCACCGACTAAAAGCGGTTGAAGTTGAGCAAGACAGAGTAAATACTCCATGTGGACACAAATATAGCGTTGTTGGTTTCGCAAATCTTCAAGGTTTAGAAATATCCGTTAAAGAAGCCGGTACTAAAGGTAGAAAGGCAAGTGCATTGTGTCGGAAACAAGGGATAGAAATAGAACGCATTCATGACCCACGTTTTGGAAAAGTTGGTTTGTATCCAGAGAGTGTGTTGATTGAGGTTTTCTCTAGTGGTCAAAACTAA
- a CDS encoding alpha-ketoglutarate-dependent dioxygenase AlkB family protein, with translation MQQLNLFTDSTPVLPVTYYPDFLSPEQANELYQHCLQLEWQQNQIRIAGKKMSVPRLECIYGDAGCDYLYSNSVFLKPLTWTDNLANLRDRITALTGYKFRIVIGNQYRTGTDSIGWHSDNEPSMGSNPAIASVSLGSCRKFQIKPRNGKATDFWLEHGSLLVMHPGCQSTHLHQVPKTNKVVSTRINLTFRPHTGGRR, from the coding sequence ATGCAACAACTGAATTTATTCACTGATTCAACCCCAGTTTTACCAGTCACCTACTACCCCGATTTCTTAAGCCCTGAACAAGCAAACGAACTCTACCAACACTGTCTACAACTGGAGTGGCAACAGAATCAAATCAGGATCGCGGGTAAAAAAATGTCCGTCCCCCGCCTCGAATGTATTTATGGTGATGCCGGATGTGATTACCTTTACTCCAACAGCGTATTTTTAAAACCCCTGACTTGGACAGACAATCTGGCTAACTTGCGCGATCGCATCACTGCACTTACTGGTTACAAATTCCGCATCGTTATCGGCAACCAATACCGCACGGGCACTGATTCTATCGGCTGGCATTCTGACAATGAACCATCGATGGGATCTAACCCTGCGATCGCATCAGTGAGTCTGGGATCATGTCGCAAATTCCAAATCAAACCGAGAAATGGCAAAGCAACGGATTTCTGGCTGGAACACGGGAGCTTGCTCGTGATGCACCCTGGTTGTCAATCCACACATCTGCATCAGGTTCCCAAGACCAACAAAGTTGTTAGCACCCGAATTAATCTGACCTTCCGACCACACACGGGAGGCAGGAGATAA